One stretch of Rosistilla oblonga DNA includes these proteins:
- the dapB gene encoding 4-hydroxy-tetrahydrodipicolinate reductase encodes MTSSQPIKLAVHGAAGRMGRRVVALATADEAFQVIAAIDHQQHPLLGQDSGGLAGCDLNEVPLSADWPAECDAAIDFSLPDAVGSAVANCLESKTPLVIATTGLSDETQAAIAEAVKQIPIVWAPSMSLAVNLSMKLAEQAAAALKNVPGGVDIEIIERHHRYKVDAPSGTALKFGELIAGQLDGETKHVHGREGETGQRSLNEIGYHAVRVGDNTGEHTIVYGMLGETMELRVASSNRDCYASGALAAARWIQGRPPALYSMFDVLGLS; translated from the coding sequence ATGACCAGTTCGCAACCAATCAAGCTTGCAGTTCACGGTGCCGCCGGTCGGATGGGGCGCCGCGTTGTTGCGTTGGCGACCGCTGACGAAGCATTTCAAGTGATCGCAGCGATCGATCATCAACAGCACCCGCTGCTTGGGCAGGATTCCGGCGGGCTGGCCGGTTGCGATCTGAACGAAGTTCCGCTGTCGGCCGATTGGCCAGCGGAATGCGACGCGGCGATCGATTTCTCGTTGCCCGATGCCGTGGGCAGCGCCGTTGCGAACTGTCTGGAATCGAAAACACCCCTGGTGATCGCGACGACCGGGTTGTCCGACGAAACGCAAGCGGCGATCGCCGAAGCGGTCAAGCAGATTCCGATCGTCTGGGCACCCAGCATGAGTCTCGCGGTGAACCTGTCGATGAAGCTGGCTGAACAAGCCGCGGCGGCTTTGAAGAACGTTCCCGGCGGCGTCGATATCGAGATCATCGAGCGACACCATCGCTACAAGGTCGACGCTCCCAGCGGCACGGCGCTGAAGTTTGGTGAACTGATCGCTGGCCAGTTGGATGGCGAGACGAAGCACGTCCACGGCCGCGAGGGCGAGACGGGGCAGCGTTCGCTCAATGAGATCGGTTACCACGCGGTCCGCGTCGGCGACAACACCGGTGAACACACGATTGTCTACGGCATGTTAGGCGAGACGATGGAGCTGCGCGTCGCATCGAGCAACCGCGACTGCTACGCATCGGGCGCCCTAGCCGCAGCCCGCTGGATCCAAGGCCGCCCCCCAGCCCTCTACTCGATGTTCGACGTCCTCGGCCTCTCGTAG
- the rplS gene encoding 50S ribosomal protein L19: protein MSQQVMDLVEKTCLKSDVPQFDIGDTVDVHTKILEGAKERIQVFTGVVIARSGSGTREMFTVRRMVAGEGVERKFPLHSPRVERVEVKRSSVVRRAKLYFLRDRVGKAVRLKERRRS from the coding sequence ATGAGCCAACAAGTAATGGATCTCGTCGAAAAGACGTGCCTTAAATCCGACGTTCCTCAGTTCGACATCGGCGATACCGTCGACGTGCACACCAAGATTTTGGAAGGCGCCAAAGAACGCATCCAGGTCTTCACCGGCGTTGTGATCGCTCGCAGCGGTTCGGGAACTCGCGAGATGTTCACCGTCCGTCGTATGGTCGCTGGCGAAGGTGTGGAACGTAAGTTCCCACTGCACTCGCCACGCGTTGAACGAGTCGAAGTCAAGCGCAGCAGCGTTGTTCGTCGTGCCAAGCTGTACTTCCTTCGCGATCGCGTCGGCAAGGCGGTTCGTCTGAAAGAACGTCGCCGCAGCTAA
- a CDS encoding protocatechuate 3,4-dioxygenase, producing the protein MHNPSTRFPLSRRSLLAVGGAAFFATPGLFAEQLQSTPPLTEGPFYPDKLPLDQDNDLILINDSTTPAVGQITHLTGRVLTPAGSPVRNATIEIWQCDANAVYLHSRDSNGKKKQQDPNFQGFGRFETGAMGEYRFRTIKPVEYPGRPAPHIHIIVKQNDRKVLTTQLMIRGYAGNTRDGVFRRITDPAKRELLVADFNPVPESKIGEFACHFDVVLGRTPDDAEKQRG; encoded by the coding sequence ATGCACAATCCATCGACGCGTTTTCCGTTATCCCGTCGCTCGCTGCTCGCCGTCGGCGGGGCGGCCTTTTTTGCAACGCCCGGTTTGTTTGCTGAGCAATTGCAGTCGACGCCGCCGTTGACCGAAGGGCCGTTCTATCCCGATAAACTGCCGCTGGATCAAGACAATGATCTGATCTTGATCAATGACAGCACGACGCCGGCAGTGGGGCAGATCACTCATTTAACAGGACGCGTTTTGACGCCGGCGGGTTCGCCCGTCCGCAATGCGACGATCGAAATCTGGCAATGCGATGCCAACGCCGTCTATCTGCACTCGCGCGACAGCAACGGCAAGAAGAAGCAACAGGATCCAAACTTCCAAGGCTTCGGGCGGTTTGAAACCGGAGCGATGGGCGAGTACCGTTTTCGCACGATCAAGCCGGTCGAGTATCCCGGTCGCCCTGCCCCGCACATTCACATCATCGTCAAACAGAACGACCGCAAAGTGTTGACGACTCAGTTGATGATTCGTGGCTACGCCGGGAACACTCGCGATGGCGTTTTTCGACGGATTACCGATCCAGCGAAACGCGAACTGCTGGTCGCCGATTTTAACCCCGTCCCCGAATCGAAGATCGGCGAATTTGCTTGTCACTTCGACGTCGTGCTCGGTCGGACGCCCGACGACGCCGAAAAACAACGCGGTTAA